The Hordeum vulgare subsp. vulgare chromosome 7H, MorexV3_pseudomolecules_assembly, whole genome shotgun sequence DNA window GTAAGTCGTCCTTTTTGAACTATGGGAACATAATGATTTTTCCTTTATAATATGACATCAGCCCACATCCTAATAAGTTGGATGAAACATTTTTTTTCTTATAATGGTAATGGTGAATAATTATTTCACTTAAATGTAATTCAATGATTATAAAATTTTAGCCTATTAAATAGACGGTCGGATGTTTATGATTTTTGAgagattttttagattttttatcGTTTTTTGGTGAGCCGTCAATTTTACCTGAACATTTCTGATATTGTGTTCATGTGTGACTAGTCCTTTTTTTACTATGGGAACAAAACATTTTTTCCATTGTAATATGGCATCAACCCACGTCCTAATAAGTTGGCATCAGCCCACATCCTAATAAGTTGGCTGGAACATCTTTTGTTTTTCTTACAATGGCAATGATGGGTAATTATTTCATTTAAAAGTAATCTAATGATTATAAAATTTCAGCCTATTAAATAGATGGTCGGGTGTTTTTTATTTTTGAGAGATTTTCTAGCATTTCTATCTTTTTCTGGTGAGCCCGTCAATTATTTTAATATATAATAGATTAGGTTGTGTTGCCTCCTTCCAGAAATAGCCTTGTACACATTATTATATGGGCCGAAATAAACTAGAGCCCAAGATATACATGTGTAATCAATAAAAAAGACATCTTCACGGGAACTAGGCTTACCAAGGTGGCAGCTCAATGCCCAGAGCAACATATGTGTTATACCATGACTCACCAAATGTCCCGGTATTTTCTAGTTACTCTTAGTGTATCTTTCCTAGTTGGTATCTCAATTTCCAAGTTAAGGCCCAAAGCAAGGTCCATGTTATACTGGCTATATGCATTAAAGGATGACCACTTCTACATTAGTTAATTCCTAGTACAGGATATGGATGTAATCAATGTGATTGCTTATATATTAGGATGTAATCAATGTTATCAACAAAGGATTTGGATTGTTATCAACCTAATAAGTTTGACCGCAATTATTTTTGTATATTAGAGTAAAACATAGTTGGGTATAACTCCCATTAGTACTTCTAGATAAGGATATGGATGTGGTCAAATAGCAATCATTTAATGTTTCTATTTTTACAAGTGTTAATAGTTCTATATATGGATGTGAATACTTACATCACAAGAAATACATATgagtggttgaaaagaaggatgtgAATGCACTCACATTTGTAAATTTGGATGATAGTTAATAGTATCCATAAACTAACACTTTTTATGAGCTATGTATGTTAATTTTTACTAAAGAATTACATGGTCTTAGTACAGTCAAATAGCACTCCCATACAACCCTTTTGATTCTATATAAGGGGAGTACATCTTCTCATATCCTACACCAACATGTGGTTAGTCAACAGTACCTCTAAATCTCTAGTTTTCTATAAATCCTTTTGCTTCCTATTTGTAGTAGTTAGTTTCTTCCTCTTTGTCCACATTACTATGCCGAGGAAAGAGCGGCGGTCAGGTGTGGCATATATCCATAATGACAAAGACCGTGATCTCACTTTCTACAAGCGACGTGCTGGTTTGGTCAAGAGGGTGACTGACATCTCTGCCCTCACTAGGGCTAGGGTTGCAGTCGTCCTAGAGACAACCAATGGAAAGATGCACTCATTTGGGACGCCATTGGCCGATCCCATTGTTGATGCTTTCCTATTTGGAGATCCACCAACAGTCCCTTCCGCCGACGAGGCAACCATTGCTAGGATTGGGAGCCTACAAAATGAGGTGGCTCAGTTGGACATGGAGAACATGACCGAGGAAGACAAAAACCAGCTTTCCATCCTTCGTATGAAGAATATCCAAGAAGAGAATCCAGGTATGGTGGAAAATCTTGTCTTCACGAAGGAACAAGATCTCAATCTTGAAGATCTTAACAAGCTCTTCAATGAGCTCTGctggatccaaaaagacattagatGCCGGTTACCTCCATTGGATGGTCGTGAAGCCAAGACTAGTGGCACATGTGTGGCGCAAGATCTGCAACTACCAATTGTTCTTCCAGTGGATCATTTGGGTACTACTCATTCACAAGTGCAGTTATCGTGGCCTCACAATCTCTCACAATTCCAGCTCCCTTTagatccactaccaccacaacaagaaAAAACTTCAGCACCACTTTGTCCTATGCAGATACCACAAATATTCCATTCTGCACCACCATCCTTAGCTCCACACTTGGCTTCCCATGTCCACCAACCCATACCAAATCAGACACATGAGCAAACTCCACCAGAGGATTTGCATGTTCAGAAATATGAATGTCCTGGCAAGATAGTGCAACCACAACAAAATGATGCAAACTACGACTCAACTTCTGGGCAGAATTTGGAGGCCTCTCCACTATTGAGTTACTCAAGTGACAATGCCTTTTCTATTGATGGCCCATTTAACACTGAACAATGGGGTTATGCCCTGTCAGACCAGTCCTGCAACAATAGTTTCCTAGGGATGGATGCTTACTTAGGCTATAGTGGTACAGATCTAGGACAGTCTTCCATGGTAAATGGTGGATGGGTTGATGTGCCACCCTCTTCCACTCGACACGATATTGATGGTCTTATAGACTATGGAGAGCTTTTGTAGATGCCAGTTATAGCTTCCATTTGAGAGCTATATTGAAATAAAATATATTTGTTCccaaattcattatcctttggaaaaaTTTCTTAATTAAGCTCTTTGAAAAAATATGCATGTTCAGTGTTCCAGGTCTTGATCCATGATGTTTTTTTCATAAGTATGACCTTTACACATATATTTCTCTCAGTGCCTACAATTTTTCAATCTTACGAATGTATTCAATCTTACGAATGAAGGaagaggaacatgtatttacaacAATGCAGCTCTTAGAAACACTGTAAGGCAAACATTAGTGTGTCAACTAAAACCACGAGCCATGCACATTAAATAAATTAAAAGATAGCACAAGTCCAAACTTCAACTCGAGAGACTAGAATCCATTACTTTTTCTGGTTGCGTAACACTACCAAGAACAACTACTTTACCTCATATATGAATATGGTAAATCGAGGTTTTTTTAATAGACGTGAATATGCCTTATCAAGAAATTAGAACCATAGTAGAGATGTGAAGAGATGGTGGCCACCTATTGATCCATTTATACCACATATGCACCATTAACAACAATGAAAAGTATCGTGGACCTAGTTCTCTCCATGAATATATTTTAAATTGACTTAATTTTAAAGTGTGCCATTCATGATTGCAATtacaagaaacttacaaggacatAACGACCATCTCATAGAAGACATCGGTTAATCTACACACACATCCACTTTTATAGAAGAACAGTCTAAATCTTGAGCTCACGTATAACTTAGCATAAACACGATTCTTTTTGGTGGATGGCATGCACGAGCTTTGGTAAATAACTAATCCAATAATAGTCATGGTGACAAGATATACTATCATTAGTTAACACCACATGTATATAGCTAAGAACAGAAAAAGGAAACACCTAGTGTGGGAACTTTCGCGTGTCATAATTTCAACGATCAAGTATTAATTTTTATGATGCAACATGGCCTTCTTATTTATCATACCAAAAATCTTGGAGAGATAATCTTTAGACTAGACGCACATCACTCGTGCATACCAACATATAAAAAGCACTTCAAATATTAAACTCACCTCACACTTATTATAAACCTAGCTTAGACTAGACGGTGTAATATCATGTACTCTAGAGAGTGGCCTATAACTAACACTTCATCCACGGAGGACTGGTAGGTAACACATCGTCGAACCGTCTTAATACTCACCAAATGCAGGTTTGCTATCACTAACGGGTCATTTTGCAGCCTTCAATGATTGGTAGACATCACTAATTGTTTTGCAGTTGTCACTTCTAAAATACAAAGAATCCATCAGGACTCCATCAGGACTAGTCATCCGTATTTTAAAAAAAAGGGAAAATCATAATTAtagaaagagaggggaaatcttAGTGGTACTTAACGTGGTTGAATTACAAAGTGAAGTTTTCTAGGAGCGACAACACTCTTGTACTACATATGTTTATTTATTTCTATTTTCTTTGCGATACATATGTACAAGGAGGgaatagaaaaaaaggaaaactagCTAGCTAGTCTAATTATACAAATATTTCCACTTAAGCCTCAAAATGTAGTTAACTCTTATGTTAAGCTCTATGGAGCAGCTGCTCGATCCTTAATTTGAAGTCCCGGCGGCATCTATATTGTTATGGTTGTTGGCACTACTTGTCTTTATGTTAGCATGCAATTATGCCACCTCATCATACAATGAAACATTGGAAAAAGTACCAGCTCAACATGATAACATGCATGGGAAAAGATCCACTACAACATCCAACCATGCATGTGAAAACTATTATTGTACTTATCTTCCAAAATATCCTTCATCAATACAATAATCAGATATTCATGTTCCTACTTCGTCTAATATATAACAAATAATCCCCACAACAATGGACGGTGTATCGTCTAGTTATACACATCTTTCCACCTATATCCACGAGTGGATCAAGTGTAGGGTCATATGtaggggcggccgccccgggaAATTTTTGGAACCTtgggtaccccccccccccccccctactgCTTTGGCCAATCTTGGTCACCATGGGAGCTAAGATAAGCTTTCTGTAAGTTATGTACTCAGGATACAGGGATacagagaagagaagagaaagaaaacGTTTCGAGAGGAAGacgagaagagaagaaaacaaaCCAGTCTAGATGCAGGTGCGACAATTAGCTGCAGCAACTATTGTTCTTTTTCTTTTACAGTTCGGATGTGCGTCCATACGTGTTAAACAGTTCAGTAGATTTAATCTGCAGTCTAACAATACTTTTGCTAATAGTTGCCAACTAAAAGATGATCTACTTGTGCCAAAAGTGAGGATGCAGATAtcatgagttcatgttgtacaaaATTATTTTTTGTAAGCAATATTCTATTTTTTCTTATCATTTGATATTTTCATATTGATAATAGCTCCTGAATTGATGTTTGATTACCTCTCCCCCTTGGAGAACCATCAGATTTTCATGCATGAACAATAACCATGTGCTTTTATTTTTAGGCATAAGGACTCTAAaatggatgaaggaggagctaAAGTTCAATAGCGTACAACTGGCATGTTGTGTATAGAGTTTGCAAGGAACCGTGTTCATTTCTTACACTTAAATATCTTAGCTAGCACAACTATTTCATATCACAATACTTAATGGAATCACTTTTCTTAGCACTTCCATGATTTTCATTATGTGAATTCGATTACTATGATGCCAGGTAACTTGACTATTCAGTATCTGTATTTGACATCTGCATCGAATAATTTTATTTCTAAAGTATAGTTTGAAGTTTAATTACACATAGGATGGGTCACTCCGGTTACTATGGAAACTCAAGTATTTTCCGTTTGCAGTTTGCGATCTTTTTCCCCTATAGCGTCGTGACATACCTCAGTTGTCATCTAAATATAGTAACTGCTATGGTCATTACTAAGGACTAGATTGATATGTATTCATAAATGTATCATTTATATTTCTATATCATTTTGTGCAATTGCTTTCTCAGTTTAATTGTAGCTCtaaatactcatgtgaatgtagagAAGTTTGGCCTCAAACAAGATAGAATCGCAGTATGAAGAGTTTAAAGTGAGACATGAAAATTAGGACTACTAACCATAAAGAGGAAGATTGGGAAGGAGATTAGAAGTCCATGCATCAAACCCAATCAGATATAGACATCCTAAAAAGGCTGAGGTAAGTACTTGTACTCTGAATAGACTTGGATAAAAATGAACCGTTTGTTCAATTGATATTATGTTTTTCTAATGGTTGATCCAGAACACATGATTATTAATAATGGGGAGAAGCGCGGGTTCCTACCACCGTTGAGGACATGGAAGTCTCGGTCCACTATGCACTGACACGGGTGCCGAGTGCATCCGCAACAGGCGGGGACATGAGAGTCGTGCCGTAGCCGGCGAGGATGTGGGTGCCGCCGCCATTTCGGTCGCTCTATAGAACTAACAGTTTTTATATTGCATACTTTACATGTTTCAGATTACACAGTTTGTAATTTTTAGAACTCAAATTTAGATTCCGATTGTTATCTTCACATTAATTCAATATGTCCACTTTAGATCTGTTCTTTCACATTCTCACATTTTTCTTTTACCTTCACCCAAGAGAACTTCCTGAAATCTTTACCATAGTTTTGTGATTTCTAAATGGGTTAGATTTTTTTTGGTCTGATTGAACCTCACATAACATAGTAAAATAATGAGTAATGGGGTTTGTATTAAACATGACCTTTCGAGAGGCAGAGATCATCATGCTATAGTATTctatcatttttttgaaatttctaGAATATGAATTCAGAATTCAATACTCATATTAAATTTAATGGACTGCTTTGATCAAGACGTGTGTTGCACGGGCATGTTTACTAGTAAAAAGAAAGGGGAAATCTTAGTGGTACTTAACGTGGTTGAATTACAAAGTGAAGTTTTCTACGAGCGACAACACTCTTGTACTAcatatgtttatttatttttattttctttgtgaTACATATGTACAAGGAgggaataaaaaaaaggaaaactagcTAGCTAGTCTAATTATACAAATATTTCCACTTAAGCCTCAAAATGTAGTTAACTCTCATGTTGAGCTCTATGGAGCAGCTGCTCGATCCTTAATTTGAAGTCCCCGCGGCATCTATATTGTTATGGTTGTTCGCACTACTTGTGTTTATGTTAGCATGCAATTATGTCACCTCATCATACAATCAAACATTGGAAAAAGTACCGGCTCAACATGATAACATGCATGGGAAAAGATCCACTACAACATCCAACCATGCATGTGAAAACTATTATTGTACTTATCTTCCAAAATATCCTTCATCTATACAGTAATCAGATATTCATGTTCCTACTTCGTCTAATATATAACAAATAATCCCCACAACAATGGGCGGTGTATCGTCTATATCCAGGGGCGAATCCAGTGTagggtctgatacgtctcaaacgtatctataatttttgatggtttcttgttgttatcttgtcaactttggatgttttatgtatcttttatatcttttttggcactaacttattaattcagtgccaagtgtcagttcctgttttttctgtgtttttgactcttttcagatctgatttcggaacggagtccaaacggaataaaatcccaaaataaatttttccagaacggaagaagatcaggggacttgagggccaaggcaagagagccacagggggggccacaagccgtgtagccaccaccagggggcggcggctaccaggcttgtggcctccctggcgcccccctgacctagctctttcgcctatatattccctaaaatccagaaaaaataggggcatccatgaaaacacttttccgccgtcgcaagcttccgtttccgcgagatctcatctggagacccttcccggtgccccgccggaggggactttggagttggagggcttctacatcaacatcatcgcctctccagtgactcgtgagtagttcacttcagacctacgggtccgtagttagtagctagatggcttcttctctctcttggatcttcaatacaaagttctctatgatcttcatggagatctatccgatgtaatcctctttggcggtgtgtttgtcgagatccgatgaattgtggatttgtgatcagattatctatgaattatatttgagtctttgctgatttcttatatgcattatttgatatccttgtaagtctctccgagtcttgggttttgtttggccaactagatctatgattcttgcaatggaagaagtgcttggttttgggttcataccgtgtggtgacctttcccagtgacagaaggggcagcaaggcacgcatcatgttgttgccatcaagggtaacaagatgggcttttatcgtagatatgagattgtccatctacatcatgtcatcttgcttaaggcgttattctgttctcatgaacttaatacactacatgcatgctggatagcggtcgacgtgtggagtaatagtagtagatgcagaaagtatcggtctacttgttgtggacgtgatgcctatagatataatcattgccttagataacgtcacgactttgcgcggttctatcaattgctcgacagtaattcgttcacccaccgtctacttgctttcattagtgaagccactagtgaacactacaacccccgggtctattcacaaccatcgtttccgctttcacttttactttgctttgtttctttttgctttcagttctcactttgcaaacaaactataagggattgacaaccccttcatagcgttgggtgcaagctctttgtgtttgtgcacgtacttgtgacaatccttcactggatcgataccttggttctccaaactgagggaaatacttaccaccgatgtgctacatcaccctttccgcttcgagggaacaccaccgcaaggctccaaggccagggggaatcctttgcatatttgccaaggaagtccctaaaggcgtagccgtagcagaaggattcctggtgccgttgttgaggagtatcaagacaagaatagtctcccgtcaacacgcttgtttatggcgccgttggaaggtcttttgttgcagtagcagaagtatttctgacgccgttgccggggaaggagagatctattcaagtaggtgtcacaaactcatctcttgcatttacctttttcgtcagttgcctctcgttttcctctcccccacttcacatttttcgttttcatttgcctttctcctttgccgttttcatttgcctttgccgtttccttttgccttttgccattttcctttgccggttttcttgctttgttgtgttcttgttggtttgttgaagtcatcatggctgaaaacaccaaactttgcgacttctcgagtaccaataataatgattttattagtactccgattgctcccgccactagtgcggaatcgtattgaatcaacgcagctttgctgaatcttgttatgaaagagcaattctctggccttcctagtgaagatgccgcatcccatctcaataccttcattgagctttgcgatatgcaaaagaaaagagatgtggataatgacgtgattaatttGAAGCTTTTTCccttctcgttgcaagatcgcgcaaaaacttgattttcttctttgcctaaaaatagtatcgattcttgggataagtgcaaagatgcttacatatccaagtattttccgccggctaagattatctccctacgtaatgatatcatgaatttcaagcaacttgatcatgaacacgttgcacaatcttgggagaggatgaagttaatgattagaaattgtcccgctcatggcttgagtttgtggatgattatacaaatcttttacgttggcttgaattttgcttctagcaatatcttggactccgcctcaggtggaacgttcatggaaatcacgttaggagacgctacaaaactcctagacaatatcatgatcaactactctcagtggcacactgaaaggtcacctgctagcaaaaaggtacacgctatagaagaaactaactcgcttagtgctaagatggacgagttgatgaatttggttgctagtagaaatgctcctttagatcctaatgacatgccactatcttccttgattgagagtagcaacgctagtttggacgttaattttgttggtaggaacaattttggcaacaacaatgcttttagagaaaactacgttcctaggccttttcctagtaactcctctaacaattatggccatTCCAacagcaacacttatggaaatcataacaaattaccctctgatttagagagtaatatcaaagagttcatcaactctcaaaagattttcaatgcgtccatagaggaaaaactactcaaaatagacgatttggctaagagcgttgataggatgtcttgtgatattgatgctttgaaagttagatgtgctcctcctatggtcaacttggatgaaactttaaaagctatgcgtgtttccatgaatgagagcaaagaaagaaccgcccaaattcgcactaggcatgaatggtttaaaagggtgcgttctagtgatgtaaatcacgaagatcttaaagtgcttggtgtgactcctcttgaatctttgttttcgcgtgtcaaacctattgatgaaggggctcgatatgaatccactttggttgaaattcAGCTCCGCTCTAGAAAACGCAAGCCAAACGGGATAGCTCCATGATATGTCATTCCGcaaaaaaaactagaatctgaGATGCAACTTCATGTTTTTTTTGTGAAGCTCTTTCGTAGGTGTTCCAAGAAACTATAGAAGCTGGAGTTGAAAGGAAATTACACTGCCATCAGTAAGTGAATACCCCTTCGTTTCTTTCCTCCCATCCAACCAAATAGATCCTTTCCACCATATTTCCATTTTTTTCTTCTGAAACGGAGTCAAAGATTTCCTCATCTATTAAATAAGCAGAAGAGAATTGCCCAGTTAATCGCGGAAAACAGGGCTAAAACCGGTACAACAAGGGCCTAGCCCACTCCCATAGACTGACACACTCAGGGCAAAGCCCACCCTTATCGACGACACGTCGACCTATGGCCAAACAACGCAACTCCGACTCTGACGGACAACTCTGAAGGACAAAACCAGGCACGGCTGGCGCCACGGAAGATTGCCGAACGGGCTATCTGCAGCCAGTCATCGTATACCGTAGGCCCCACCGTCGCAGCTTCGACTCCATAGCAACAAACAAACCGAGGCAAATCCTTGAACACGCCGAAGAAGAGCCGACTACCGCAACCATTGTCGCATCGTCAGCATCGCTCCCACCATCATCGTTGCCACAGAAGTCTGGACGCCACACCCGCTACCAACCACCGTCCACTGGTCTCGGTCACCAATGCCAAGCTCCCAAAACAAAGCCCTCAAGAAGGAATACGACACCAAGGCGCCATCATCGTCCGATCACAGATCAAGGTTTCCCCCGGAGAGACCAAAATGGCCAGATCCGCGCAGAAGGGATGGGAGAATAAGCAACGATGCCTACAAGAAGGTCAACAACGGCCACAGCCACCGCCATCGCTGGTCACGACACAAGGCCAAGACATGGTTTTCACCAAGCTCCACACCACCTAAGTCGCACATCATCCTGCATTGACATCAGCTAGCCCTCCAAGCCTCTTCCCGCGCTCTCCGCCTTGCACCAACGCCGACTGCAACACCACGCGAGACAACCGCAGCCGTCGGTACCCCCATGGTACCTAGCGGCCGCCAGGCCTCGACGCCCACTGGCCCATACCGGCGACGTCCCTTCCGGCGACGTCGGCCACCGCACGAGCCCTCCTGCCTCCGCCCGCCCTACTGGGCTGCCCCGCCCGCTCGTCCCCTTCGCTCCCATGGGGATTCCCTCCCCTGTAGCACTCCCCTGCGCCGGGGACGCGGTCGCGCCGCCGCGGGCGCCAGATCCGCCATGCACGCCATCGCACGCGCCCGCATCTTGCGCCGCCAAGCCACTGTCGCCCGCCTCCACAGCGGGTCATCATGGCCGAGCGTGCCGCTCCGCACCATCGCTCCCCCCCCGGCGTCCGCGCCAGCTCCAGCCCGCACCGCCCACCAGGCACCTCCCCCGCCCGATCCAGATCGAAGCCGAGGGAAGCCGCCCCCACGGCCATGCTTCCCCAGCACCGCGCCACCCGACACACGACCCACGCGGTGCCACCGGAGAGACTGCGTCGGAGAGCCGCCACGCCACTGCGCCCGTTGCTAGCGCCGCATCCCGCCGTGGCCGCCCCGTCCCGCATCGGGGCCACCGCGCGAGGAGCCGAgaacgccccgccgccgccagcgcctGGCCACACcctgtggcggcggcgagggaggaggAGCGGGGTGGAGGAGGCCTTTAGCGGCGGCGGTGTGGTCGCCCTCCCCGTCGCACGCGGGGCGACACGGGAGATATTTCCAGTTTTTAAAGTTGGAGCTAGATGTAAgccaaacattttttttaaaaaaagttgcAACTTGTATATGAAACTACTCCAAAATGATTTTAATGAAGCAGAGCAGTCTCAAACAGATTCATAGTCTGGATCTTttctcaaaaaagaaaaagaaagtggGTTCGACGTATGTCTAAAAAAAACAGCGTTCGCCAGTTCTTAATAAATTAGTACCACACCGCCCGCctgccttttctttttctttctgcttGGCCGATGAGAAAAGTTTCTTGGACCTCGACCTTGAACGAGCGGATCGGTTCCATGTTTTTTCGTTAGTCCCACACCGCTCGCCTGGAAGCGTATGTAGCGGCTTAAAAATTACTGGCACAGGCCACTTCATTGCCGAGGACAACATTGACTGGACCAGCTAAGCTAGATAGCTGAGCTATAGCTTTGTTGAGGCATTACCAGACGAAGCATTGACTGGACCAGCTATGCTAGCTAGCTGAGCTATAGCTTTGCTGAGGTAAAAGCGTTCGCTGGGCTGGCCACCCAGTGAAATAAGTCTTttgtttgtgtcttgtccatgctcctttgatgatatcattttaaaaCTTCCTTTTTACCCCATTTTGTGACCGCTTATTAACATCATTTTAAAACTTTCTTTGTAACCCCATTTTATGACCGCTTATTAACACTAAGTAAAACTTTTGTACTCTCCATTTCTCTAcgatctttgattttctttccttctCGGACGAAGTAACCCGAAGCTTTATTAATTAGAAATAACCAATACATCGTTTACCAAATTTGTTACAATTGTATTTTAAGGGTTCCTCAAATCAATTGCGCTCCGGTTTTGTTTCACTCATGATCTATCCCCATTGTCAAAATCTGTATGCTCCATGATGTCACCCCTGGCCGTAGGGATGAGTGGTTCTCCAGTGGCAACCAAGAGGAAGGTGGGCACCAATGGCCGTGGGTCCGAGCAAGGCTAGCTCTATGTGTGGCTCTACTCGCCTCATCATCCACGAGTAGTTTCATCGAAGTGTTGCATCGTGCCGCCTGTCGATGACTCTGATGCAGACGGTGTTGCCCCTGCCCTCCACGGCATGCCAACGCAACGCCTGAAAGCCCAGGGGGCACCCTTCCGTTAAGTACGGCATGGTGTGATTATAATAATAAAATTGATGCATCAGTTATTGCTTTTGACACAATCATCTTCCTCTGTTGTGccagatttcattttttgaagggAAGTTTGCGTTGTGGTCTTGTTGCGGGGCTGCTGGGTGACGGGGATATGTTACTATTTGGTGAAAGTCATTACCGCGAAGGCTGATTTTACCTTCATTCAGGTGTTCTATTCCATTTAGTGAAATTAGTTGGAGGTTAACTAATTGAAACAGTGTTGGACGTTCGATGATACAACCTGCACTTCGTCCCGACTTGACACAGGTATATTAGAGTGTTACACTTCATTCTAGAGTaagaaatatttgagaaaaaattTATCTCTTGAGCCTTGCGTAAACTGTAATGCTTTTCCTAAAAAACAACTGCAACTCTGTTTGGCCCTATATGTTTTCCCAAGATTTAATGGTGTATACTGAGCTAAATTATTATTTGATCAATGTTGTTGCTTGCCAGGTATGCAAGTATTTTTTACCAAATATTCCAGCCCCTCCTAAATCTCAAGAGAATTTGTTTAG harbors:
- the LOC123412475 gene encoding pheromone receptor transcription activator-like, producing the protein MPRKERRSGVAYIHNDKDRDLTFYKRRAGLVKRVTDISALTRARVAVVLETTNGKMHSFGTPLADPIVDAFLFGDPPTVPSADEATIARIGSLQNEVAQLDMENMTEEDKNQLSILRMKNIQEENPGMVENLVFTKEQDLNLEDLNKLFNELCWIQKDIRCRLPPLDGREAKTSGTCVAQDLQLPIVLPVDHLGTTHSQVQLSWPHNLSQFQLPLDPLPPQQEKTSAPLCPMQIPQIFHSAPPSLAPHLASHVHQPIPNQTHEQTPPEDLHVQKYECPGKIVQPQQNDANYDSTSGQNLEASPLLSYSSDNAFSIDGPFNTEQWGYALSDQSCNNSFLGMDAYLGYSGTDLGQSSMVNGGWVDVPPSSTRHDIDGLIDYGELL